AAGACATGTTTGTTTACAGTAAAATACATTTCTATTTtatgtatgccaaataaaataaaacaaaataaataatacactGTAAATAGAATGACGCGGATCAGGTGAAGCTGATAGATAGTGAAGGAAGAAAATAAAACGGCGAAGGTGAGGAGCCATAGTGGTGGTCGAGAGAAAACAATGTCATCAATAAAATAATTGGTGGTGGTGTCGATGTGCGGATAATAACAaacataaatcatataaaaaaaagatcatcttcttaaatcaaaattttaagtaaaGTAGTAATTGATGGTGATGGAGAATAGGTGAATCTGACgtcaacaaaagaagaagatgcatCTTATGGCGGTAGACGAATAAATTTTGTTGTTGCCCTGTAAGTGGAAGAGAGAATAGAAAACGTTGAGAGGTGATAAAACAATGATCGCGACGATAACGGAGCGAATGCGGTGGCAACGATGAACATTGGTGGTGATGATATTGTTGGTTATACATGTTGAGGTGATTGAGAGAAAGTGGACAAAGATGTATGTCTTTGTATgtataagaaaaagaaatttgacaagaagagaaagaagaaaaaaattaattacgTGCAGCCACAATTTATTAACTCATTTGTCTAATATTTATTGTAACAAATAATTTTCAACAGATTACATGGTTTGAATTGAAGGATAAtataacattattatataatatacatacattaTAGATGAAAGTTAGGGCATTTAACTAttaaatgaattatatttttttgaactaTATAGAAAGCAATTTCCTTATATTTAGCTCTTCTACTTTTTGATAAACAACAAAAAGGACAACCCATATACTTTTAGatataaattcaataaaaatgaTAGTTTTCAAATATGATTTACGATcttgattttttcaaataaaaaaaaagataaattaaattttagcaGTCAGTTTAATATTTCGAACTAGACGGAATCAAAATGATTTACAAGAAAcgaaagtaaaagaaaatactaaagtgtttgataaaaaaaaaatactaaagtATGTATGTAGTATATGCATGCAATGCAATATGGACGGCTATTCCCCCGTAAAGTTGGGTGTTcatgcatttttttttataatccaggGTTCCCCGCTTCGCGGGTCATTCCCCGGGTCCGGTTAAGCAGCGGTCCACTTCATCCGGGAGGGCATTAACCTGGGCCGAGGCCCAATACCACTAATAATGACATAGAAGAGACAGTTCGTTTCCGGCTGGCGTCGAACCCGGAAGCATGACAATTGGCTCCCAAGACACTAATCAGTAGAGTTACCTCATCCCGTCGGGTGTTCATGCATCTTTTGTCATTATAATAAACTATGTAGTGGTGCAAATAATAATAACGTTGTACATGACTTTTGATTGTGGGCTTATATAATATGGATAGGGTAGACAAAGATAGGATCTGAAAGCATTGAAGATGAATGAAGAACGAATATTTAGGGAAATAGAATAGAGGAATATACTTCTGCTTGAAGTGGAGATTCACCTAAATACTAATACTAGAGCCGATACAATGCAACCAAACAAATTACTGGTCAAGTAAAGTACACCCAGTTATATGTCATATCTCTCTTTTCTACGAAGAAGACCCCTTAAATAACTGTCCATTAAAGTAAAACCTGAATTCGTTACCATATAAAATGCTTATTTAGGGTCGAGTAATCCTTTTAATTGGTAGATCACATGCTTATCATGAAATAAAACATTAGTTAACTCATTTCCGTTTTAAGCTGTTTAACCGTGACGGCTCTAGATGaccaattcaatttttttttaatataaatgaaaaGCAATAGGCGACTAGAGATAATGAATAGGACATTCCAAGGAAAAGAGTAGTTGCTAGTATTTAAATGGCAACGTACCAACCAATAAGAAAGAAGTGACGCACGCTAAACGACATAAAGCTCAAGAATATAAACCCAACCTTCTCGCCtttctaaaatttcataaaCCTTGAAAACAtcaaacacaacaaaaaaaaacacacttcATTAAAATTCTTCTAGTTGTCCTAAGATCATGGAAACAAACTCCAATTCTACTACACTCCCTCCAGGTTTCCGATTTCATCCTACCGATGAAGAGCTCATCGTTTACTATCTCCGAAACCAGACCATGTCTAAGCCATGCCCTGTCTCCATCATCCCAGAagtagatatctacaaattcgACCCATGGCAGTTACCCGGTTCGACCCGGTTATTTATATTCTCAGCTGAATATGTTAATGTTTCTGGCTTTGCCGTTGATGTTAACTCTCTTACTTGCTTTTCATTGTGAATAtgaacagagaaaacagagtTTGGAGAAAATGAATGGTATTTCTTCAGCCCGAGAGAGCGAAAGTATCCGAACGGAGTCAGGCCAAACCGGGCTGCTGTTTCCGGTTATTGGAAAGCAACCGGTACAGACAAAGCAATTCACAGTGGTTCGAGAAACGTGGGTGTCAAGAAAGCTCTCGTTTTCTACAAAGGCCGACCTCCCAAAGGGATCAAAACTGATTGGATCATGCACGAGTACCGTCTCCATGATTCACGTAAAGCATCAACAAAACGTAACGGGTCGATGAGGGTAAGCAGCGAAAACAAAACTACAACAACTcatgtgtttattttataaactgtTTGTTAAACagcgtttttatttttttgcgcAGTTAGATGAATGGGTACTATGTAGAATATACAAGAAGAAAGGAGCAGGGAAGCTTCTAGATGAGAAAGAAGGTTTCATGGATGAAGTACAAATTGATGAGACGTTAGCAGGGAGAAAAAATGAGGAAGAGATAATGATGATGACGTCGACAAAACTTCCAAGAACGTGTTCGCTTGCTCATTTGCTAGAAATGGATTATATGGGACCCATTTCTCACATTTTAACACCGTTCGATCTTCATCATCCTGATTTGAACGGCATGAACGAGTCTGGATGGTTCGGAGATCTACAGGTTAACCAAGACGAGATCTCGAACCATCATCGTCAGGCTAGTATGTTCCAGTTTTAGTGGTGAAAAAGAGATGTACTTGGAAAGTTAATCTCGCACATgcaaattgtaaaatattaactaGAAAGACCCATATGAATGTGAAATGAAAacatgtttaactataaaattgaGCTGTTCCAGCGTATGATAGGCGAAGTCATGGAGttgatttacattttttttttttgaaacactaacATTATACTAACTAATAAACAAAAACTGGTTTGTATTATTtgatgattttagaaaaggataTAAAGAGAGATTAAGATTACGTTAGCTTGGAATGACAAAAGTAGATGACGTGTGGAGGAACCTACGCCAGATGCAATGCATTTGATTCTTACTTATCTTTATCGTTTATTTTAGACAACGAATGTTACTTGTCATCATCGTACTTTAAACCGCACACTTTGATTTGGTCTGCGCAGACACAAACCATAATGGATAGAAAGGCACTTATCATAAAAAGTGGGCCCGCGCTTTTTACTGATTTCAGTTTTGACCGGTTTTGGTGTACCAAAATACGTTTACGAAAACCAAGATACCAACCAAGACAAGATTTAGAAAGAACACATTAAAGAAGTGAACCACTTCTACAAATGATTGTTAGATTGCTCACAAACTTTGGCTGATCACGAAGAGATATAATAACTTGAATCTTTATTTTTCCAGATTGGAGTAATGGGACATGATGAAATCTGACTCTAGTATCATGTTAAATGTGgattattattcatttttaagttaaaccaattgACGATAAATTGGCTAACTCaagtttgttatatattatttcgagatagcacaatttttttttaatcataaaatagcatataagaaaaaatgaccaatataattttctttagaaTGTCTAGAAACTCATATATTTCTAGGAATAACTGGTCAATTAAATCTAGATATAACATTCATATGTCAAATTATccaaatttgtttattttcgtAGTTGGTATTTAAATCTAGATGCAACATTCACAtgtcaaattatttattttttaattttctaatttcaTTTGAATgctatttaattaaaaagagaaaaaggtaCACGATTTATATTACTAATAACTTTGCTTTACAAAATAACAACCATTTGCAGCCCAACTTTACAAATCACACAATCAATAAATTCAATAGAATAATGGCGACTACAATTGGAACGTGATCCAGAGTAAATTGAAATAGTAGGCCCATTAAAGGCCCAAATCGCTTCCCCGGAGAGAATCACTTGCTTGCTGCGTTAAGTTGCtcgtcgtcgtcatcatcatcgtcgAACGTGGAAGCTCAGATAATAAACCAGGTCGCATTTGACCATGTTCTCGTCGGGATCTCCTGACGGTTAACCGGCGTTCCTCGTCGGGCGTCCGCCTTTTCATTTCAAGTAAATAAGTCTCACTTGCTTCCggtccttgttgaattctttaTCTGTTTGATCAATTCATGTGCGGAGTATGATTATGAACCGATTGTTAATGGAAATTTCAAAGTGTGATTTAGAGTTTCATTCGATTTCGTAGATAGATATGATTCCGTTTTGAAAACGAGAGTAGACTCTGCATTTCGAATCacttgttgttgatgatgatacTTGAGCTGAACAAAACGATGATGAATATGGAGAATCATAAACAGCCATCATTTGAGTGTGTGAGGTAATatcttggttttttttttaatttgagtCCTTGAGGGACATACATTGTTTAATTGTTATGATCCTGAGCTATTGGTTGTGATTACTCACTCAAGAAAAAAAGTATGGAGGATTGTTGCCTAAGAAGATTCCCTTTCATATTAATCTAAGGTAACTTAGTCTTTCACCATTGATAAATAGAAGTATTATTCTTAATACTGTTATATACCATTGATACATTAGAGAAAGCTGATTCATGTAATTTCATTCAAGGGACCATGAGCGTGCCTTCTTTGACTCGGCTGATTGGGCACTAGGAAAGGCGAATCTTGCAAACTAACTATCATCattaactctctttttttttcctgctACTCTCTCTTTCAATGTGGTGTGCAGTTTACAAACGAGTACTTTAAAGTAAAAGTAATGCACATCACAAAAGAAGAAGCCAGTAGCTTGAATTCGCCATTTTTAGTCAGCAATGAGGACAAAACTACAGGTAAAGTTGAAAGCTCTATTTGTTTCTCCACTTGTTTCCTTTGTTATTAATATCTATCTGTTCACGCAAACAGCCAACCCCGCACCAGCAACCAAGAGCAAGACGAATGGCTTTTATCTTCAGATAGTTTTTTAGATAAATGAATTCACAACCTTGTATTCTTGAGATGCCATTTGACATAAACCAACTCAACTCATTCAATGCATGGTGTGAAATCAGACGCTGAGGACAATACAAACTTGAAAGATGAAGACGGCTATATAGAGATTTCTTGAGGAGCAAAACAGACAACATCACAAGGCCAATCAACACAAGATAAAGTGACCAGGTCTGCTTTGCAAAGGTTGTCCCTTTACATTATCCATCCATACTATCAAATCTGTATCACCACCATAAGAAACTTGTTGTTTGAAACGTCTATTGGACGATTTGCAAATGGTTTGCTTTTAGTGACCCATCAAACTTCTTGCTAATGATTTTGATTCTTTACACA
The sequence above is drawn from the Raphanus sativus cultivar WK10039 chromosome 7, ASM80110v3, whole genome shotgun sequence genome and encodes:
- the LOC130497945 gene encoding NAC transcription factor 29-like, with protein sequence METNSNSTTLPPGFRFHPTDEELIVYYLRNQTMSKPCPVSIIPEVDIYKFDPWQLPEKTEFGENEWYFFSPRERKYPNGVRPNRAAVSGYWKATGTDKAIHSGSRNVGVKKALVFYKGRPPKGIKTDWIMHEYRLHDSRKASTKRNGSMRLDEWVLCRIYKKKGAGKLLDEKEGFMDEVQIDETLAGRKNEEEIMMMTSTKLPRTCSLAHLLEMDYMGPISHILTPFDLHHPDLNGMNESGWFGDLQVNQDEISNHHRQASMFQF